A section of the Pectinophora gossypiella chromosome 11, ilPecGoss1.1, whole genome shotgun sequence genome encodes:
- the LOC126370855 gene encoding actin-related protein 5-like has protein sequence MELDNVLVLKDYKTVPDIVHEYEPTVKHGHIPLVIDNGSYQCRVGWSIYDEPHLIFKNLIARPRKDRCKKDAEPPVTPPIQIGNDIINIEAVRFQLKTQFDKNVVTHFEAQEQVLDYIFTHLGVDSEGCVPHPIVMTEAFVTPNYSRQLMSELLFEGYSIPAVSYGIDSLFGMYKNDIGDTALIVNCGYHSIHIIPVIRGQVINDRARRINLGGSEMIAYLHKLLQLKYPVHVNAITMSRVEEILHEHCSVALDYQEEIRKWANADYYEANVKRIQLPFVQPSSSSGLTAEQQKERKKEMARRLLEINARKREERLAEDEDQLGQLLAIQDMIEDGDTDEFNEAIKGFDIKSYEDLQRQIHNLQQRIEKSRQRIAAAAAAEENPESRPTGRMQPPADPEAFQVWLTDTRTKYRELVSRREARRARRAAMVRRRTAAAAERMRVISRLAAAGDEFGAHDSDWDAYKSISREADSDSEADGERLVELEEALREHEPPPPTSQHHQLHLALEPMRAPELMFQPSMLGNLEAGLAETMEYVFKQFTAEEQLALANNVFLTGGCSQFPGLKERLERELLEMRPFQSTHRVVVANNPNLDAWYGARDFAGSNEFENWCITKEEYYEMGGEYLKEHHCSNKYYKSPAPVVDNTLAPAGDANVVKEEIVVDC, from the exons ATGGAACTGGATAACGTGTTAGTACTGAAAGATTATAAGACTGTGCCTGATATAGTACACGAGTACGAGCCTACAGTCAAACATGGGCATATACCTTTAGTGATAGATAATG GGTCATATCAGTGCAGAGTGGGGTGGTCCATATACGATGAGCCTCATTTGATATTCAAGAATTTGATTGCAAGGCCTAGAAAAGACAGATGTAAGAAGGATGCTGAACCTCCGGTTACACCTCCTATCCAAATAGGAAATGATATTATTAACATTGAAGCTGTAAG ATTCCAACTGAAGACTCAGTTTGACAAGAATGTAGTGACTCACTTTGAGGCCCAAGAACAAGTACTGGACTACATATTCACCCACCTGGGTGTGGACAGTGAGGGATGTGTCCCACACCCTATTGTGATGACTGAGGCGTTTGTTACACCGAATTATAGCAGGCAAT TGATGTCCGAACTTCTATTTGAAGGGTACAGCATTCCAGCAGTGAGCTACGGTATCGACTCTCTGTTCGGCATGTACAAAAATGACATTGGTGATACTGCTCTGATAGTCAACTGTGGCTACCACAGCATACACATCATACCTGTCATCAGAGGGCAGGTCATCAATGACCGGGCCAGGAGAATTAATTTAG GCGGCAGTGAAATGATAGCATACCTACACAAGCTCCTGCAACTGAAGTATCCGGTGCATGTGAATGCCATCACCATGTCCCGAGTCGAGGAGATCCTCCACGAACACTGCTCCGTGGCGCTAGACTATCAAGAGGAGATCCGCAAGTGGGCCAATGCTGACTACTATGAAGCCAATGTCAAGAGGATCCAACTGCCTTTTGTGCAGCCATCCAGCTCTTCGGGACTTACTG CTGAACAACAAAAAGAGAGGAAGAAGGAGATGGCTCGCAGACTGCTGGAGATCAACGCGAGGAAGCGAGAGGAGAGATTAGCGGAGGATGAGGATCAGCTGGGACAGCTGCTGGCAATCCAG GACATGATAGAGGATGGTGATACTGATGAGTTCAACGAAGCAATTAAAGGCTTTGACATTAAAAGCTATGAGGACCTGCAG AGGCAAATCCACAATCTGCAACAGCGCATAGAGAAGAGTCGCCAGCGTATCGCAGCAGCCGCTGCGGCCGAGGAGAACCCCGAGAGCAGGCCCACTGGCCGCATGCAGCCGCCCGCAGACCCTGAGGCGTTCCAAGTGTGGCTCACTGACACCAGGACCAAG TACCGCGAGCTGGTGTCCCGGCGCgaggcgcggcgcgcgcggcgcgcggccaTGGTGCGGCGACGCACGGCGGCGGCCGCGGAGCGCATGCGCGTCATCTCGCGGCTGGCCGCCGCCGGGGACGAGTTCGGCGCGCACGACTCCGACTGGGACGCTTACAAGAG CATAAGCCGCGAAGCGGACTCTGACTCGGAGGCAGACGGCGAGCGGCTGGTGGAACTAGAAGAGGCTTTGAGGGAGCACGAGCCGCCACCACCCACCAGCCAGCACCACCAGCTGCACCTCGCGCTCGAACCCATGCG AGCCCCGGAGCTGATGTTCCAGCCGTCGATGCTGGGTAACCTAGAAGCAGGGCTGGCGGAGACCATGGAGTACGTGTTCAAGCAGTTCACAGCCGAGGAGCAGCTCGCGCTGGCCAACAACGTCTTCCTCACCGGCGGCTGCTCGCAGTTCCCAG GTCTGAAAGAGCGCCTAGAGCGAGAACTGTTAGAAATGCGACCGTTCCAGTCGACGCACAGAGTGGTTGTGGCTAATAACCCGAACTTAGACGCATGGTACGGCGCGCGAGATTTCGCGGGTAgcaatgaattcgaaaactggTGCATCACCAAAGAGGAGTACTATGAGATGGGTGGAGAGTACTTAAAAGAACATCACTGTAGTAACAAGTATTATAAGAGCCCTGCGCCTGTCGTTGATAATACCTTAGCACCTGCTGGGGACGCCAATGTTGTCAAAGAAGAGATCGTGGTcgattgttaa